TCAAAAAAAAGGTTCGAACAGGTTTGCCCGACAGGGTGTTCGTGATGAAAAACCAGGCATTCGTTGAATTTATTTCCAAGATACGCGCCGCATGTCTATTTTTGCACATTGCCAATAAAAAACTCATACCCATGCGCATAAAATTCCGGACATCCCGACCCATGCAAACGCCTCGGGATATTTCATATACCGGTAATCCGACCGGCGGCACAACGGCATATCCCGCCGTACTCCCGGCAGCGCACGAGGCAACCGAGAATCCCGACAACATCTTTTACCGAACGATCCGGACTGCTATGAAAAAACAACTTATATATCTATTGGCATCGGCGGGCCTGCTGGCCGCCGGATGCTCCACGGAAAACGACACGGAAGCGACGGGATACGGCACCCTGTCCGTTAGCTGCACGGCCGACACGTCGATCGACACGGCTTCGGCCGAGGCTTCAGGCACGCCCGAAGCGCCCGCAGCCGGGGCTTTCTCGCTCACGGTAACGGGCGAAACGGGCACGCAGAAATGGGATACGCTCACCGAGTTCGAGCAGAGCGAAACCGTCTTCCGGATGGGCAGCTACACCGTCGCGATCGCCCACGGCGACCCCGATGCGGAAGGAGCCGGCAAACCTTACTATTATGCCGAACAAAAGATCGAAGTGCTGCCCCGGCGCACGGTAAATGCAGACCTGACCGCCACGGTGGCCAATTCGCAGGTGGTAATCCGCGCCACGGAGCAGTTCCTCGCCTATTTC
This Alistipes onderdonkii DNA region includes the following protein-coding sequences:
- a CDS encoding DUF4493 domain-containing protein codes for the protein MKKQLIYLLASAGLLAAGCSTENDTEATGYGTLSVSCTADTSIDTASAEASGTPEAPAAGAFSLTVTGETGTQKWDTLTEFEQSETVFRMGSYTVAIAHGDPDAEGAGKPYYYAEQKIEVLPRRTVNADLTATVANSQVVIRATEQFLAYFHDARFTVTTASGNEFAFTPGSDPADEPVFVKGGTRLTVTGTARRQSPTGTGEGPEVTFSAQTLDATTPRTCHIITYDAKNAGSATLTITLGEDYTDTRTLDCEVNEGAIDDTEKK